A genomic window from Fusarium verticillioides 7600 chromosome 5, whole genome shotgun sequence includes:
- a CDS encoding 60S ribosomal protein L10-A, which translates to MARRPARCYRYCKNKPYPKSRFNRGVPDPKIRIFDLGRKRANVDDFPLCIHLVSNEYEQLSSEALEAARICANKYLVKNTGKEGFHLRVRAHPFHVVRINKMLSCAGADRLQTGMRGAWGKPNGTVARVNIGQILMSVRTRDANRAIALEALRRSQYKFPGRQKIIVSKNWGFTPLRREEYLDKKAAGRVKVDGAYVQFLSNHGSLERNIRRFPDAFKSEA; encoded by the exons ATGGCGCGCCGTCCTGCTCGTTGCTACCGGTACTGCAAGAACAAG ccgTACCCCAAGTCTCGGTTCAACCGTGGTGTCCCCGACCCCAAGATCCGAatcttcgatcttggccGAAAGCGCGCCAATGTTGACGACTTCCCTCTCTGCATTCACCTCGTCTCCAACGAGTATGAGCAGCTGAGCTCCGAGGCCCTCGAGGCCGCCCGTATTTGCGCCAACAAGTACCTCGTCAAGAACACCGGTAAGGAGGGTTTCCACCTCCGAGTCCGCGCTCACCCCTTCCACGTCGTCCGTATCAACAAGATGTTGTCTTGTGCCGGTGCCGATAGACTGCAGACCGGTATGCGTGGTGCTTGGGGTAAGCCCAACGGCACTGTCGCCCGTGTCAACATTGGCCAGATTCTCATGAGCGTCCGCACTCGTGATGCCA ACCGTGCCATCGCCCTCGAGGCCCTACGACGATCCCAGTACAAGTTCCCTGGCCGACAAAAGATCATTGTCTCCAAGAACTGGGGTTTCACCCCTCTCCGACGTGAGGAGTAcctcgacaagaaggctgctggcCGCGTCAAGGTCGACGGTGCTTACGTCCAGTTCCTTTCCAACCACGGTTCTCTGGAGCGCAACATCCGCCGCTTCCCTGATGCCTTCAAGTCTGAGGCTTAA
- a CDS encoding protein phosphatase — translation MLPTLVIREVFLVSRVVPSLYPRTTSPNLRVSHITHATRAIVLTSTLDEKNRITAAGGFVDFGRVNGNLALSRAIGDFEFKKSAELSPENQIVTAYPDVEQHDLTDEDEFLVIACDGIWDCQSSQAVVEFVRRGIAAKQELDKICENMMDNCLASNSETGGVGCDNMTMVIIGFLNGKTKEEWYEEIARRVANGDGPCAPPEYAEFRGPGVHHNFEDSDSGYEMDPENKGRSFGVGGYRGRIIFLGDGTEVLTDSDDTEMFDNADEDKDLASQVTKNPSSAEKDTAPVTAPGAAAADTKPADATITKPTDKDAAEEVRKEASAQEIKKEE, via the exons ATGTT GCCAACGCTGGTGATTCGAGAGGTGTTCTTGGTATCAAGGGTCGTGCCAAGCCTTTATCCCAGGACCACAAGCCCCAACTTGAGAGTCAGTCACATCACTCACGCAACACGAGCGATAGTACTGACATCCACACTAGACGAGAAGAACCGAATCACAGCTGCCGGTGGCTTTGTCGACTTCGGCCGAGTGAACGGAAACCTCGCCCTCTCGCGTGCTATTGGTGATTTTGAATTCAAGAAGAGTGCTGAGTTATCCCCCGAGAACCAAATTGTTACAGCCTACCCCGATGTTGAGCAACATGACCTTACAGACGAGGATGAATTCCTGGTCATTGCTTGTGATG GTATCTGGGATTGCCAATCCTCTCAAGCCGTGGTCGAGTTCGTCCGACGAGGCATCGCTGCCAAGCAGGAGCTCGATAAGATTTGCGAGAACATGATGGACAACTGTCTTGCTTCCAACTCCGAGACCGGTGGAGTTGGCTGCGACAACATGACCATGgtcatcatcggcttccTCAACGgaaagaccaaggaagagTGGTACGAGGAGATCGCCCGCCGGGTCGCCAACGGAGATGGCCCTTGTGCTCCCCCCGAGTACG CCGAATTCCGAGGACCTGGAGTCCACCACAACTTTGAGGATAGCGACAGTGGCTATGAGATGGATCCTGAAAACAAGGGACGAAGCTTTGGAGTTGGTGGGTACCGAGGCCGGATCATTTTCCTCGGCGATGGCACTGAGGTTCTTACGGATTCAGATGATACAGAAATGTTTGACAACGCCGACGAAGACAAAGACCTCGCCAGCCAGGTCACCAAAAACCCGTCATCCGCCGAGAAGGACACCGCTCCTGTAACCGCCCCTGgcgccgccgccgccgataCGAAACCCGCCGATGCAACCATTACGAAGCCCACCGACAAGGACGCAGCGGAGGAGGTGAGGAAGGAGGCCAGTGCCCAGGaaatcaagaaggaagaataG
- a CDS encoding protein phosphatase: protein MLPTLVIREVFLVSRVVPSLYPRTTSPNLRVSHITHATRAIVLTSTLDEKNRITAAGGFVDFGRVNGNLALSRAIGDFEFKKSAELSPENQIVTAYPDVEQHDLTDEDEFLVIACDGIWDCQSSQAVVEFVRRGIAAKQELDKICENMMDNCLASNSETGGVGCDNMTMVIIGFLNGKTKEEWYEEIARRVANGDGPCAPPEYAEFRGPGVHHNFEDSDSGYEMDPENKGRSFGVDDTEMFDNADEDKDLASQVTKNPSSAEKDTAPVTAPGAAAADTKPADATITKPTDKDAAEEVRKEASAQEIKKEE, encoded by the exons ATGTT GCCAACGCTGGTGATTCGAGAGGTGTTCTTGGTATCAAGGGTCGTGCCAAGCCTTTATCCCAGGACCACAAGCCCCAACTTGAGAGTCAGTCACATCACTCACGCAACACGAGCGATAGTACTGACATCCACACTAGACGAGAAGAACCGAATCACAGCTGCCGGTGGCTTTGTCGACTTCGGCCGAGTGAACGGAAACCTCGCCCTCTCGCGTGCTATTGGTGATTTTGAATTCAAGAAGAGTGCTGAGTTATCCCCCGAGAACCAAATTGTTACAGCCTACCCCGATGTTGAGCAACATGACCTTACAGACGAGGATGAATTCCTGGTCATTGCTTGTGATG GTATCTGGGATTGCCAATCCTCTCAAGCCGTGGTCGAGTTCGTCCGACGAGGCATCGCTGCCAAGCAGGAGCTCGATAAGATTTGCGAGAACATGATGGACAACTGTCTTGCTTCCAACTCCGAGACCGGTGGAGTTGGCTGCGACAACATGACCATGgtcatcatcggcttccTCAACGgaaagaccaaggaagagTGGTACGAGGAGATCGCCCGCCGGGTCGCCAACGGAGATGGCCCTTGTGCTCCCCCCGAGTACG CCGAATTCCGAGGACCTGGAGTCCACCACAACTTTGAGGATAGCGACAGTGGCTATGAGATGGATCCTGAAAACAAGGGACGAAGCTTTGGAGTTG ATGATACAGAAATGTTTGACAACGCCGACGAAGACAAAGACCTCGCCAGCCAGGTCACCAAAAACCCGTCATCCGCCGAGAAGGACACCGCTCCTGTAACCGCCCCTGgcgccgccgccgccgataCGAAACCCGCCGATGCAACCATTACGAAGCCCACCGACAAGGACGCAGCGGAGGAGGTGAGGAAGGAGGCCAGTGCCCAGGaaatcaagaaggaagaataG
- a CDS encoding protein phosphatase, with translation MGQTLSEPVVEKTSEKGEDERLIYGVSAMQGWRISMEDAHTAVLDLDSAKSHSSKLSFFGVFDGHGGDKVALFTGQNIHNIIFKQDTFKSGDYAQGLKDGFLATDRAILNDPKYEEEVSGCTACVSLIAGNKLYVANAGDSRGVLGIKGRAKPLSQDHKPQLENEKNRITAAGGFVDFGRVNGNLALSRAIGDFEFKKSAELSPENQIVTAYPDVEQHDLTDEDEFLVIACDGIWDCQSSQAVVEFVRRGIAAKQELDKICENMMDNCLASNSETGGVGCDNMTMVIIGFLNGKTKEEWYEEIARRVANGDGPCAPPEYAEFRGPGVHHNFEDSDSGYEMDPENKGRSFGVGGYRGRIIFLGDGTEVLTDSDDTEMFDNADEDKDLASQVTKNPSSAEKDTAPVTAPGAAAADTKPADATITKPTDKDAAEEVRKEASAQEIKKEE, from the exons ATGGGTCAGACTCTATCAGAGCCCGTTGTCGAAAAG ACTTCGGAGAAGGGTGAGGATGAGCGTCTCATCTACGGTGTTTCGGCCATGCAAGGCTGGCGCATTAGTATGGAGGATGCTCACACCGCAGTACTCGACCTCGACTCAGCCAAGTCTCACTCCAGCAAGCTGTCCTTCTTCGGTGTTTTCGACGGACATGGTGGTGACAAAGTGGCACTATTTACCGGCCAAAACATTCACAACATTATCTTCAAGCAGGACACCTTCAAGTCTGGTGACTATGCTCAGGGTCTGAAGGATGGTTTCCTCGCGACCGATCGCGCTATTCTCAACG ACCCCAAGtacgaagaagaagtttccGGTTGCACAGCCTGTGTCAGCTTGATCGCCGGCAACAAGCTCTATGTT GCCAACGCTGGTGATTCGAGAGGTGTTCTTGGTATCAAGGGTCGTGCCAAGCCTTTATCCCAGGACCACAAGCCCCAACTTGAGA ACGAGAAGAACCGAATCACAGCTGCCGGTGGCTTTGTCGACTTCGGCCGAGTGAACGGAAACCTCGCCCTCTCGCGTGCTATTGGTGATTTTGAATTCAAGAAGAGTGCTGAGTTATCCCCCGAGAACCAAATTGTTACAGCCTACCCCGATGTTGAGCAACATGACCTTACAGACGAGGATGAATTCCTGGTCATTGCTTGTGATG GTATCTGGGATTGCCAATCCTCTCAAGCCGTGGTCGAGTTCGTCCGACGAGGCATCGCTGCCAAGCAGGAGCTCGATAAGATTTGCGAGAACATGATGGACAACTGTCTTGCTTCCAACTCCGAGACCGGTGGAGTTGGCTGCGACAACATGACCATGgtcatcatcggcttccTCAACGgaaagaccaaggaagagTGGTACGAGGAGATCGCCCGCCGGGTCGCCAACGGAGATGGCCCTTGTGCTCCCCCCGAGTACG CCGAATTCCGAGGACCTGGAGTCCACCACAACTTTGAGGATAGCGACAGTGGCTATGAGATGGATCCTGAAAACAAGGGACGAAGCTTTGGAGTTGGTGGGTACCGAGGCCGGATCATTTTCCTCGGCGATGGCACTGAGGTTCTTACGGATTCAGATGATACAGAAATGTTTGACAACGCCGACGAAGACAAAGACCTCGCCAGCCAGGTCACCAAAAACCCGTCATCCGCCGAGAAGGACACCGCTCCTGTAACCGCCCCTGgcgccgccgccgccgataCGAAACCCGCCGATGCAACCATTACGAAGCCCACCGACAAGGACGCAGCGGAGGAGGTGAGGAAGGAGGCCAGTGCCCAGGaaatcaagaaggaagaataG
- a CDS encoding 60S ribosomal protein L30, translated as MAPQKKSKKDANSINSKLALVMKSGKVTLGYKSTLKSLRSGKAKLIIIAGNTPPLRKSELEYYSMLSKAPIHHFSGNNVSPKSLCLFTNTIMLRETAT; from the exons ATGGCcccccagaagaagagcaagaaggatgccaacagcatcaactccaagttGGCGCTTGTTATGAAGTCCGGAAAGG TCACTCTTGGCTACAAGTCTACCCTCAAGAGTCTCCGATCCggcaaggccaagctcatcatcattgctggcAACACTCCTCCTCTCCGCAAGTCTGAGCTCGAGTACTACAGCATGCTGTCCAAGGCCCCCATCCACCACTTCTCTGGAAACAACGTAAGTCCCAAATCGCTATGTCTCTTTACAAATACCATCATGCTGCGGGAAACTGCAACATGA
- a CDS encoding protein phosphatase: MQGWRISMEDAHTAVLDLDSAKSHSSKLSFFGVFDGHGGDKVALFTGQNIHNIIFKQDTFKSGDYAQGLKDGFLATDRAILNDPKYEEEVSGCTACVSLIAGNKLYVANAGDSRGVLGIKGRAKPLSQDHKPQLENEKNRITAAGGFVDFGRVNGNLALSRAIGDFEFKKSAELSPENQIVTAYPDVEQHDLTDEDEFLVIACDGIWDCQSSQAVVEFVRRGIAAKQELDKICENMMDNCLASNSETGGVGCDNMTMVIIGFLNGKTKEEWYEEIARRVANGDGPCAPPEYAEFRGPGVHHNFEDSDSGYEMDPENKGRSFGVGGYRGRIIFLGDGTEVLTDSDDTEMFDNADEDKDLASQVTKNPSSAEKDTAPVTAPGAAAADTKPADATITKPTDKDAAEEVRKEASAQEIKKEE, translated from the exons ATGCAAGGCTGGCGCATTAGTATGGAGGATGCTCACACCGCAGTACTCGACCTCGACTCAGCCAAGTCTCACTCCAGCAAGCTGTCCTTCTTCGGTGTTTTCGACGGACATGGTGGTGACAAAGTGGCACTATTTACCGGCCAAAACATTCACAACATTATCTTCAAGCAGGACACCTTCAAGTCTGGTGACTATGCTCAGGGTCTGAAGGATGGTTTCCTCGCGACCGATCGCGCTATTCTCAACG ACCCCAAGtacgaagaagaagtttccGGTTGCACAGCCTGTGTCAGCTTGATCGCCGGCAACAAGCTCTATGTT GCCAACGCTGGTGATTCGAGAGGTGTTCTTGGTATCAAGGGTCGTGCCAAGCCTTTATCCCAGGACCACAAGCCCCAACTTGAGA ACGAGAAGAACCGAATCACAGCTGCCGGTGGCTTTGTCGACTTCGGCCGAGTGAACGGAAACCTCGCCCTCTCGCGTGCTATTGGTGATTTTGAATTCAAGAAGAGTGCTGAGTTATCCCCCGAGAACCAAATTGTTACAGCCTACCCCGATGTTGAGCAACATGACCTTACAGACGAGGATGAATTCCTGGTCATTGCTTGTGATG GTATCTGGGATTGCCAATCCTCTCAAGCCGTGGTCGAGTTCGTCCGACGAGGCATCGCTGCCAAGCAGGAGCTCGATAAGATTTGCGAGAACATGATGGACAACTGTCTTGCTTCCAACTCCGAGACCGGTGGAGTTGGCTGCGACAACATGACCATGgtcatcatcggcttccTCAACGgaaagaccaaggaagagTGGTACGAGGAGATCGCCCGCCGGGTCGCCAACGGAGATGGCCCTTGTGCTCCCCCCGAGTACG CCGAATTCCGAGGACCTGGAGTCCACCACAACTTTGAGGATAGCGACAGTGGCTATGAGATGGATCCTGAAAACAAGGGACGAAGCTTTGGAGTTGGTGGGTACCGAGGCCGGATCATTTTCCTCGGCGATGGCACTGAGGTTCTTACGGATTCAGATGATACAGAAATGTTTGACAACGCCGACGAAGACAAAGACCTCGCCAGCCAGGTCACCAAAAACCCGTCATCCGCCGAGAAGGACACCGCTCCTGTAACCGCCCCTGgcgccgccgccgccgataCGAAACCCGCCGATGCAACCATTACGAAGCCCACCGACAAGGACGCAGCGGAGGAGGTGAGGAAGGAGGCCAGTGCCCAGGaaatcaagaaggaagaataG
- a CDS encoding 60S ribosomal protein L30: MAPQKKSKKDANSINSKLALVMKSGKVTLGYKSTLKSLRSGKAKLIIIAGNTPPLRKSELEYYSMLSKAPIHHFSGNNIELGTACGKLFRCSTMAILDAGDSDILSDQQA, translated from the exons ATGGCcccccagaagaagagcaagaaggatgccaacagcatcaactccaagttGGCGCTTGTTATGAAGTCCGGAAAGG TCACTCTTGGCTACAAGTCTACCCTCAAGAGTCTCCGATCCggcaaggccaagctcatcatcattgctggcAACACTCCTCCTCTCCGCAAGTCTGAGCTCGAGTACTACAGCATGCTGTCCAAGGCCCCCATCCACCACTTCTCTGGAAACAAC ATTGAGCTCGGTACCGCCTGCGGTAAGCTCTTCCGTTGCTCCACCATGGCCATCCTCGACGCTGGTGACTCCGACATTCTTAGCGACCAGCAGGCTTaa